A single genomic interval of halophilic archaeon DL31 harbors:
- a CDS encoding FAD dependent oxidoreductase (PFAM: FAD dependent oxidoreductase; 4Fe-4S ferredoxin, iron-sulphur binding, subgroup; Glucose-methanol-choline oxidoreductase, C-terminal~KEGG: hsl:OE2509R oxidoreductase-like protein) has protein sequence MSASSSEDRTPSRNADVCVVGAGPAGALVAAKLSAAGHDVVVLDAGPRFDPGEHEQRMETHLRPGKTEPLWGMGGERDDYSTSGEQPYPLNAARVKGIGGSTLHWQGMVMRMHEQDFRLDSELGVADDWPISYDDLRPYYAAAEEAFSVAGASDNPFAPPREQPHPLPVFPPSYSDSLFAEACEEVGITTHSVPNARNSEPTDDASACVGYGTCKPVCPSGAKYDATRHIDAAEANGARVLDQAPVQRLEHDADGETVTAAVYVTPDGTDHRQTADEFVLATGGVETPRLLLLSASEQYPDGLANSSGAVGRYFMDHLFAGVGGRLDEPTRQKHIGFNTTESHQFYDREDDSRSAIKLEFLNYAGPAPVDIALGAEEFGDALLSRIREEYGTHIAMGALVEQYPHPENCIRLDPERTDDHGNPIPDVVWSLDDRTKRTIRRANEIQRSVLESLGADIDWVVGPDNTGPTYHHMGTTRMGTDPSASVVSPDCRTHDLSNLSIAGSSTFVTGGAMNPTLTLAALSLKAADAVASRL, from the coding sequence ATGAGCGCCAGCAGTTCGGAAGACAGGACACCATCACGGAACGCCGACGTTTGCGTCGTCGGTGCCGGGCCCGCCGGCGCGCTGGTCGCTGCGAAACTCTCCGCAGCGGGGCACGACGTGGTCGTACTCGACGCCGGCCCGCGGTTCGACCCTGGCGAGCACGAGCAGCGGATGGAGACCCATCTCCGCCCGGGCAAAACCGAACCCCTCTGGGGGATGGGCGGAGAGCGGGACGACTACAGCACGAGCGGGGAGCAACCGTACCCGTTGAACGCCGCCCGAGTGAAGGGTATCGGCGGCTCGACCCTCCACTGGCAGGGGATGGTGATGCGCATGCACGAGCAGGATTTTCGGCTCGATTCCGAACTCGGTGTGGCAGATGACTGGCCCATCAGCTACGACGACCTCCGCCCCTACTACGCCGCTGCCGAGGAGGCCTTCTCGGTGGCCGGAGCGTCAGACAATCCCTTCGCGCCCCCGCGGGAGCAACCGCACCCACTGCCGGTGTTCCCACCCTCCTACAGCGACTCGCTGTTCGCAGAGGCCTGTGAAGAGGTGGGGATTACGACCCACTCGGTCCCGAATGCACGCAACTCAGAGCCGACAGACGATGCGAGCGCCTGCGTGGGCTACGGCACCTGCAAACCCGTGTGTCCCTCTGGCGCCAAGTACGACGCGACGCGGCATATCGACGCCGCAGAAGCCAACGGCGCGCGCGTGCTCGACCAGGCACCGGTCCAGCGCCTGGAACACGACGCTGACGGGGAGACGGTGACTGCTGCCGTCTACGTCACCCCAGATGGGACCGACCACCGACAGACCGCCGACGAGTTCGTGCTCGCCACTGGCGGCGTCGAGACCCCTCGGCTGCTCCTGCTCTCCGCCAGCGAGCAGTACCCGGACGGTTTAGCCAACAGCTCTGGGGCAGTCGGGCGATACTTCATGGACCACCTCTTCGCGGGCGTGGGCGGGCGGCTCGACGAACCGACGCGACAGAAACACATCGGCTTCAACACCACCGAGAGCCACCAGTTCTACGACCGGGAGGACGATTCGAGGAGCGCAATCAAACTGGAGTTCCTCAACTACGCCGGCCCGGCACCCGTCGACATCGCGCTGGGTGCCGAGGAGTTCGGCGACGCTCTGCTCTCACGCATCCGCGAGGAGTACGGCACTCACATCGCGATGGGCGCGTTGGTCGAGCAGTACCCCCATCCGGAGAACTGCATCCGCCTCGACCCGGAGCGAACCGACGACCACGGCAATCCCATCCCGGACGTGGTCTGGAGCCTTGACGATCGAACGAAGCGAACCATCCGCCGAGCCAACGAGATCCAGCGCTCGGTTCTGGAGTCGCTTGGGGCCGATATCGACTGGGTTGTCGGCCCCGACAACACCGGCCCAACGTACCATCACATGGGGACCACCCGGATGGGGACCGACCCCAGCGCGAGCGTCGTGAGCCCGGACTGCCGCACGCACGACCTGTCGAACCTCAGTATCGCCGGCAGTTCGACGTTCGTGACGGGCGGTGCGATGAACCCGACCCTCACGCTCGCTGCGCTCTCGCTCAAAGCTGCCGACGCCGTCGCCAGTCGACTCTGA
- a CDS encoding hypothetical protein (KEGG: hut:Huta_1872 hypothetical protein), with amino-acid sequence MELTRRDALTALSAAVGGGLAGCSAPSVDSGTEPAELDGHGVDTLAALAAVLYPNEAENVRGFVKEYASERVRRSPDHGSGVVDAIRVLDDYTETIYGERFADLSLAQRREALQEMPIATADPVPDGTDQQRVRYYLVNDLLYAFYATPTGAELAGLENPPGYPGGTTSYQRGPR; translated from the coding sequence ATGGAGCTCACCAGGCGTGACGCGCTCACGGCGCTGTCAGCAGCCGTGGGTGGCGGGCTCGCCGGCTGTTCGGCCCCCTCCGTGGATTCGGGAACGGAGCCCGCCGAACTGGATGGTCACGGTGTCGACACGCTGGCCGCGCTCGCTGCGGTGCTCTATCCGAACGAGGCCGAGAACGTCCGAGGATTCGTCAAGGAGTACGCGTCCGAACGCGTGCGCCGGAGCCCAGACCACGGCAGCGGCGTCGTTGACGCCATCCGTGTGTTAGACGACTACACGGAGACCATTTACGGCGAGCGGTTCGCCGACCTCTCGCTGGCACAGCGAAGAGAAGCCCTGCAGGAGATGCCCATCGCTACGGCTGACCCTGTTCCCGATGGCACCGACCAGCAGCGGGTCCGCTACTACCTCGTAAATGACCTTCTCTACGCGTTCTACGCAACGCCCACCGGCGCAGAGCTGGCTGGGCTGGAAAACCCCCCGGGCTACCCGGGCGGCACCACGAGCTATCAGCGGGGTCCGCGATGA
- a CDS encoding hypothetical protein (KEGG: hma:rrnAC1891 hypothetical protein) — protein sequence MRGLSLPTRRADWRLMGRTARLVLSLPVYAALGVLASVAALSTFVLSQNPNFVLAVVIRGSADATTRFRALLGLYPGFGSAYSIPVGAVLVLIALLVGVNIAMVVYHFREHELGAREGTSSLAGVLFGIVGAGCAACGTAIIAGILTLVGLGGVLTLLPLDGLEFALLALVAVLLSIYWLAEGMRGGEIAGCPVDI from the coding sequence ATGAGGGGCCTCTCGCTGCCGACACGTCGGGCGGATTGGCGACTGATGGGTCGGACTGCCCGACTGGTGCTCTCGCTTCCGGTCTACGCAGCGCTGGGAGTTCTCGCGTCAGTCGCCGCGCTCTCGACGTTCGTCCTGAGTCAGAACCCGAACTTCGTCTTGGCCGTCGTCATTCGTGGGAGCGCCGACGCGACCACACGATTCCGCGCGCTGCTAGGGCTCTATCCCGGCTTCGGGAGCGCCTACTCGATTCCCGTCGGTGCGGTGCTCGTGCTCATTGCCCTGCTGGTGGGCGTCAACATCGCGATGGTGGTGTATCACTTCCGCGAACACGAGCTGGGTGCGCGCGAAGGAACAAGCAGTCTCGCCGGCGTGCTCTTTGGCATCGTCGGCGCCGGCTGTGCGGCCTGCGGCACGGCTATCATCGCCGGCATTTTGACACTCGTTGGGCTGGGTGGGGTGCTGACGCTGCTCCCGCTCGACGGCCTGGAGTTCGCGCTGCTGGCGCTTGTCGCTGTCCTGCTCTCCATCTACTGGCTGGCAGAGGGGATGCGTGGTGGGGAAATCGCGGGCTGCCCAGTCGACATCTGA
- a CDS encoding DsbA-like thioredoxin domain-containing protein (KEGG: hma:rrnAC1892 DsbA-like thioredoxin domain-containing protein), producing the protein MTTSRRAFLAAVGVTGVSALAGCSGGSSGGSGTALADHPVSKELAAQPTLGAEPGEGEGTIVAFEDPSCPTCARFETSTFPRLKSELLDTGRASFVFRSIPIIYEWGKPATMALEATYDRSGDAFWALKDHYYRTQDAFDTDNTLDRTETFLAANTELDAAAIVEDARQGAFQDAVDVDVAVADELGVSATPTLYVFDSGTFSTDITGAVGYDSLKGAMGI; encoded by the coding sequence ATGACCACCAGCCGACGTGCGTTTCTCGCCGCAGTTGGCGTCACCGGTGTGTCCGCCCTGGCGGGCTGTAGCGGCGGAAGTAGCGGGGGCTCGGGCACCGCGCTCGCCGACCATCCTGTCTCGAAGGAACTCGCTGCACAGCCAACGCTCGGCGCCGAACCGGGTGAGGGAGAGGGGACCATCGTCGCGTTCGAGGACCCCTCCTGCCCGACCTGCGCGCGGTTCGAGACCTCGACATTCCCGCGATTGAAGTCGGAACTGCTCGACACGGGCCGAGCGTCCTTCGTCTTTCGCTCCATCCCCATCATCTACGAGTGGGGGAAGCCGGCGACGATGGCGCTCGAAGCCACCTATGACCGCTCTGGGGATGCCTTCTGGGCACTGAAAGACCACTACTACCGCACGCAGGACGCCTTCGACACTGACAACACCCTCGACCGAACCGAGACGTTCCTCGCAGCGAACACCGAGCTCGACGCCGCAGCCATCGTCGAGGACGCCAGACAGGGCGCGTTTCAAGACGCCGTCGACGTGGACGTGGCGGTCGCTGACGAACTCGGCGTCAGCGCCACGCCGACGTTGTACGTCTTCGACTCGGGCACGTTTTCGACAGACATCACCGGTGCCGTCGGGTACGACTCACTGAAGGGTGCCATGGGTATCTGA
- a CDS encoding fumarylacetoacetate (FAA) hydrolase (PFAM: Fumarylacetoacetase, C-terminal-like~KEGG: nmg:Nmag_0827 fumarylacetoacetate (FAA) hydrolase), translating to MQYLARTADGDALLGDEDGFVPLGAAVPGAETVHDVLPQAPEGLPSTADATAVPVSGETRSFGAFLEEPGKLFGIGLNYSEHASDLSEDAPEEPASFFKPATAATGPGGPIRLPPESISTRVTAEAELAVVIGRTCRNVAVGDADKVIAGFAPVIDMTAEDILQRNPRFLTRAKSFDSFLVLGPHIAVPEPGTDLSDIEVRTVLNDEVVARNEVSNMHFSPRELVAFHSEVMTLEPGDIISTGTPGAHPIEPGDDVGAEVDRFGSVSADVVRN from the coding sequence ATGCAGTATCTCGCCCGGACCGCCGACGGCGACGCACTGCTCGGGGATGAAGACGGCTTCGTTCCACTCGGGGCTGCGGTTCCTGGGGCTGAAACTGTCCACGACGTGCTCCCCCAGGCGCCCGAGGGGCTGCCGTCGACGGCTGATGCGACTGCTGTCCCGGTTTCGGGCGAAACACGTTCCTTTGGCGCGTTCCTCGAGGAACCGGGCAAGCTGTTCGGGATCGGCCTCAACTACAGTGAGCACGCGAGCGATCTCTCCGAGGACGCTCCTGAGGAGCCAGCCAGTTTCTTCAAGCCCGCGACGGCGGCGACTGGCCCCGGTGGGCCAATCCGGCTCCCGCCCGAATCTATCAGCACCCGCGTGACTGCGGAGGCAGAACTGGCTGTCGTCATCGGTCGGACCTGCCGAAATGTTGCTGTTGGGGATGCAGATAAGGTCATCGCCGGTTTCGCGCCAGTCATCGACATGACTGCTGAGGATATCCTCCAACGCAACCCTCGATTCCTCACTCGGGCCAAAAGCTTCGACAGCTTCCTCGTTCTCGGGCCCCACATCGCAGTGCCGGAGCCGGGAACCGACCTGAGTGATATCGAGGTTCGCACCGTTCTGAATGACGAGGTTGTGGCACGGAACGAAGTGTCGAACATGCATTTCTCGCCACGAGAACTCGTCGCGTTCCACTCCGAGGTCATGACGCTGGAGCCAGGGGACATCATCTCGACGGGGACGCCGGGGGCCCACCCAATCGAGCCAGGTGATGACGTGGGCGCCGAGGTTGACCGGTTCGGGAGCGTTTCTGCGGACGTCGTTCGGAACTGA
- a CDS encoding major facilitator superfamily MFS_1 (PFAM: Major facilitator superfamily MFS-1~KEGG: hbo:Hbor_13890 sugar phosphate permease), with translation MGVKRNDRAIVGLASLAHALVHTYELSVPILVGIWLVEFSTTPAELGIVVTVGMALFGLGALPGGVLVDRFGSRRLIAVCLAGMGASFLVLSVAPSILTITGALVLWGAAASVYHPAGLSLISKGVEERGRGFALHGMAGNIGIAGGPLAATLLLVFVDWRTAAAALALPAFAAAVFALVLDVDEAASVDADSGDAADADGEKAGSPDSLAAFLTTSKTLLTGSFILVFLIAICSGLFYRGVLTFLPELLADIDAFQPVTFAGEAQEPANYIYAGLLSVGVAGQYVGGRLSDLMQPERGIAYAFGALAVMGFLFLPIASLGPVPLLAASAALGFSMFVVQPLYQAAVAEYTPAAARGISYGYTYLAVFGVGALGAGLAGAILTYGSPTTLFVVLAGVAATASVLGVVLWKRQ, from the coding sequence ATGGGTGTGAAGCGAAACGACCGGGCGATCGTCGGGCTGGCGAGTCTCGCCCACGCGCTGGTCCACACCTACGAGCTCTCGGTCCCCATTCTCGTGGGCATCTGGTTGGTGGAGTTTTCCACGACGCCGGCGGAACTCGGCATCGTCGTGACCGTCGGGATGGCGCTGTTCGGCCTCGGCGCCCTCCCAGGCGGCGTGCTGGTCGACCGGTTCGGCTCCCGACGACTCATCGCTGTCTGTCTGGCCGGGATGGGTGCCTCGTTCCTCGTGCTTTCGGTCGCCCCGTCGATACTCACTATCACCGGTGCGCTGGTGCTCTGGGGCGCCGCCGCATCGGTCTACCACCCGGCGGGGCTCTCGCTCATCAGCAAAGGGGTGGAGGAACGTGGCCGGGGCTTCGCGCTCCACGGGATGGCGGGCAACATCGGCATCGCCGGCGGGCCGCTGGCGGCCACGCTGCTGCTCGTGTTCGTCGACTGGCGCACCGCCGCCGCGGCGCTGGCGCTTCCGGCGTTTGCGGCAGCCGTTTTTGCGCTGGTGCTCGACGTGGACGAAGCGGCTTCTGTCGACGCCGATTCTGGTGATGCAGCGGATGCAGATGGAGAGAAGGCCGGCTCTCCAGATTCGCTGGCGGCGTTCCTCACAACGTCGAAGACACTCCTGACGGGCTCCTTTATCCTCGTCTTCCTCATCGCAATCTGTTCGGGGCTGTTCTACCGGGGCGTCCTCACTTTCCTCCCCGAACTGCTGGCAGACATCGACGCGTTCCAGCCGGTGACGTTCGCTGGCGAGGCACAGGAGCCAGCGAACTACATCTACGCTGGGCTGCTGAGCGTCGGCGTCGCCGGCCAGTATGTCGGCGGCCGGCTCTCGGACCTGATGCAGCCGGAACGCGGCATCGCCTACGCGTTCGGTGCGCTCGCTGTGATGGGGTTTCTCTTCCTCCCGATCGCTTCGCTTGGTCCCGTTCCGCTGCTCGCGGCGAGTGCGGCGCTGGGCTTCTCGATGTTCGTCGTCCAACCGCTCTACCAGGCTGCCGTTGCGGAGTACACTCCGGCGGCTGCACGCGGCATCTCCTACGGCTACACCTATCTGGCAGTGTTCGGTGTAGGCGCGCTCGGGGCCGGACTGGCGGGCGCCATCCTCACCTACGGCTCACCGACAACCCTGTTTGTTGTCTTGGCGGGCGTCGCCGCCACTGCGAGTGTGCTCGGCGTGGTGCTTTGGAAGCGGCAATAG
- a CDS encoding oxidoreductase domain protein (PFAM: Oxidoreductase, N-terminal~KEGG: ddr:Deide_1p01120 dehydrogenase), which yields MYNAAIVGCGVIGNRLAGSFESHEETTVWGACDLVEERAEEFAEAYDCNAYTEYEEMVTEDAVDIVYVGVPPVVHREVVEAAIDAGKAVICEKPMAQNTAVAEEIAELEAGHGQPTAVNLPFRYTPGFVELRERIADGDIGEPLRIELTFRFPQWPREWQDVEWLESREQGGPLREVGTHYLFGVQEAFSPIDWVNAEASYTGPERYEKSITGYFSVDDVSGVIDLLTDCGADEENSMTVVGTDGTLSLLEWYRLVGSGVGESESSIEETRSETTLTLVDEFVTALEGGAGDLVSFAEATQVQRVVDAIFDSEGEAIAIPDKR from the coding sequence ATGTACAACGCGGCTATCGTCGGCTGTGGCGTCATCGGCAACCGGCTGGCTGGCTCGTTCGAGTCCCACGAAGAGACCACCGTCTGGGGCGCGTGTGACCTGGTCGAGGAACGCGCCGAGGAGTTCGCTGAAGCGTACGACTGCAACGCCTACACGGAGTACGAGGAGATGGTGACGGAGGACGCCGTCGACATCGTCTACGTCGGCGTGCCGCCAGTCGTCCACCGCGAGGTTGTCGAGGCTGCCATCGACGCTGGCAAGGCGGTCATCTGTGAGAAGCCGATGGCCCAGAACACTGCTGTTGCCGAGGAGATTGCCGAACTCGAAGCTGGTCACGGCCAGCCGACTGCGGTGAATCTCCCGTTCCGTTACACGCCCGGCTTCGTGGAGCTTCGCGAGCGCATCGCCGACGGCGATATCGGCGAGCCGCTCCGCATTGAACTCACGTTCCGATTCCCGCAGTGGCCTCGCGAGTGGCAGGACGTTGAGTGGCTGGAGAGCCGCGAACAGGGCGGGCCGCTCCGGGAGGTCGGCACCCACTACCTGTTCGGCGTGCAGGAGGCGTTCTCCCCCATCGACTGGGTGAACGCCGAGGCGTCGTACACCGGCCCGGAGCGGTACGAGAAGTCCATCACGGGCTACTTCAGCGTCGACGACGTCAGCGGCGTTATCGACCTGTTGACTGACTGCGGTGCCGACGAGGAGAACTCCATGACCGTGGTGGGCACGGACGGAACCCTCTCACTGCTGGAGTGGTACCGGTTGGTCGGCAGCGGCGTCGGCGAGAGCGAGAGCAGCATCGAGGAAACTCGCAGCGAGACGACCCTGACGCTGGTCGACGAGTTCGTCACAGCGCTGGAGGGTGGAGCGGGTGATCTCGTGAGCTTCGCCGAGGCGACGCAGGTCCAGCGCGTCGTCGACGCAATTTTCGACTCCGAAGGCGAAGCGATCGCGATTCCGGACAAACGGTAA
- a CDS encoding maltose:maltodextrin transport system permease (KEGG: hvo:HVO_0624 maltose:maltodextrin transport system permease), with product MSNTASTGESEPGPGEVYCRDCGTVISERAEICPNCGVRQRDPPKGSLDTLIEELTASGNPFIAAVLSVVFPGLGQLYNRELEKGLVIMVASVVALVSMVVGVGILLYPAVWIYALWDAYKVAERQSDEEPDTVVERHVGSSSDEDETEESS from the coding sequence ATGAGCAACACAGCATCCACTGGCGAGAGTGAGCCCGGCCCGGGCGAGGTGTACTGTCGAGACTGCGGGACGGTGATCAGCGAACGGGCCGAGATTTGTCCGAACTGCGGCGTGCGCCAGCGCGACCCGCCGAAAGGGTCGCTTGATACACTCATCGAGGAGCTGACGGCGAGCGGCAACCCCTTCATTGCGGCGGTGCTCTCGGTGGTGTTCCCCGGGCTCGGCCAGCTCTACAACCGCGAGCTGGAGAAAGGGCTCGTCATCATGGTGGCGAGCGTCGTCGCGTTGGTGTCGATGGTGGTGGGAGTCGGCATCCTGCTCTACCCAGCCGTCTGGATCTACGCACTCTGGGACGCCTACAAGGTAGCCGAGAGACAGTCGGACGAGGAACCGGACACCGTAGTAGAGAGACACGTCGGAAGCAGCAGTGACGAGGACGAAACCGAGGAATCGAGCTAA
- a CDS encoding major facilitator superfamily MFS_1 (PFAM: Major facilitator superfamily MFS-1~KEGG: hla:Hlac_3544 major facilitator superfamily MFS_1), with the protein MPSRAVIRYYLYKVTKAVELYRPVMYLYFAASGLSFFQITILEAAYNLTTVAGEVPTGYVSDRLGRRNGLIVGTLLIAATLVGLGLAGTFPAFLGLYICWSLGYTFRSGSEDAWLYDSLVQDGQPFAELRGRGESFALASGVIAAVAGGYLAAEDLTYPFFAAGAVTAVGAVVLLSVDDAGEEPESTSFSATMNAVKEAFAEPRLRSFLVLYYVLFAATTYLAFIFLQPRMESLAAGYGVGEIETLLGWYYAAISLTAAAVTYRASWVRDRVGLGRWFLLAPLAAGALLVGQWVLPATAVVAFLVVRGLSEVTAVFASQYVNDRIDSVGRATTLSAMSMVSGLTVVPFQLGSGLLSDALSPAAMLAVAGGVLFLGTVAVHLWRNPIAPP; encoded by the coding sequence ATGCCCTCCCGCGCCGTCATCCGGTACTACCTCTACAAAGTGACGAAGGCAGTCGAGCTCTATCGCCCGGTGATGTATCTCTACTTCGCCGCCTCTGGGCTCTCGTTCTTCCAGATAACCATCCTGGAGGCCGCGTACAACCTCACCACCGTGGCCGGCGAAGTACCCACGGGCTACGTCAGCGACCGGCTCGGTCGTCGCAACGGCCTCATTGTCGGAACGCTGCTCATTGCGGCAACACTCGTCGGATTGGGGCTGGCGGGGACTTTCCCGGCGTTTCTCGGGCTCTACATCTGCTGGTCGCTGGGCTACACGTTCCGCTCGGGGAGCGAGGACGCGTGGCTCTATGACTCGTTGGTCCAAGACGGGCAACCGTTCGCCGAACTCAGGGGCCGGGGAGAGTCCTTCGCCCTCGCCTCGGGCGTGATAGCGGCCGTTGCCGGTGGCTATCTCGCTGCAGAGGACCTGACGTATCCATTCTTCGCGGCGGGTGCAGTCACCGCTGTCGGCGCGGTGGTGCTGCTCAGCGTCGACGACGCGGGTGAGGAGCCCGAATCGACCTCGTTCTCGGCGACGATGAACGCCGTCAAAGAAGCGTTCGCGGAGCCGCGCCTGCGGTCGTTTCTGGTGCTCTACTACGTGCTGTTCGCCGCGACCACCTATCTCGCCTTCATCTTCCTCCAGCCACGGATGGAGAGCCTCGCTGCCGGCTACGGTGTGGGAGAGATTGAGACGCTGCTCGGGTGGTACTACGCAGCCATCAGCCTGACAGCGGCCGCGGTCACCTACCGCGCCTCGTGGGTTCGCGACCGAGTGGGCCTCGGGCGTTGGTTCCTCCTGGCGCCGCTTGCGGCTGGCGCGCTGTTGGTTGGACAGTGGGTCCTCCCGGCGACGGCTGTGGTCGCGTTCCTCGTCGTTCGCGGTCTCTCGGAAGTGACGGCTGTCTTCGCCAGCCAGTACGTCAACGACCGTATCGACTCCGTTGGCCGGGCGACGACGCTCAGCGCGATGTCGATGGTGAGCGGGCTGACGGTGGTGCCGTTCCAGTTGGGGAGCGGTCTGCTCTCGGACGCACTCTCACCGGCGGCGATGTTAGCGGTCGCCGGCGGGGTGCTCTTTTTGGGCACCGTCGCTGTTCACCTGTGGCGAAACCCAATAGCGCCGCCGTGA
- a CDS encoding MATE efflux family protein (KEGG: htu:Htur_4468 MATE efflux family protein~TIGRFAM: Multi antimicrobial extrusion protein MatE~PFAM: Multi antimicrobial extrusion protein MatE) yields MSRLSNLFRLPILSIGLLLARLGLIDRERAVETTDLAWPRIVTGVARMSKNAVDVAMVGAALGTSAVAGVGFAGPFWGLAFAIGGGVAGGTIAMVSQRYGAEAYDELGLSIRSSTLLVILISLPVTAVFLLFPAELVGLLSNDAQAVAYGADYLQVVGLGIPFAGLNLVGSRVLVGADDAYTAMQVRAGGAVINIGLNVVFIFGLGLGVRGAALGTVLSNVIAVIVFAIGITQGRAPLVGEFPVTIAARGDYLDGPTIRDLVRIGAPVGARNLVWTGAEFPMLAILASFGTSTVAAFVIARRIWGVMNTPGWGFGLASSSLSGQALGQAKEELAEAYGRDIIRFAVAVYAVSAILVAVFAEQLVLVFTGGPGPEVPIAVNLLYAACVAVLFQGVSGAAIGPLDASGDTRVPFVSQLIGMFGGSIPLAYIGSVTALGHWGIYLAFVAETTIPAAINYWRFRSGTWKEVSREFRPDEAEEADVTAVD; encoded by the coding sequence GTGTCCCGTCTCTCGAACCTCTTCCGCCTCCCGATTCTCTCCATCGGGCTGTTGCTCGCCCGGCTCGGCCTCATCGACCGGGAGCGAGCAGTCGAGACCACGGACCTCGCGTGGCCCCGCATCGTCACCGGGGTCGCCCGGATGTCCAAGAACGCAGTCGACGTGGCGATGGTCGGCGCCGCACTCGGGACGAGTGCCGTCGCCGGTGTCGGCTTCGCGGGGCCGTTCTGGGGGCTCGCCTTTGCTATCGGCGGCGGCGTCGCTGGCGGCACAATTGCGATGGTCTCCCAACGGTACGGTGCGGAGGCGTACGATGAACTGGGGCTTTCAATCCGCTCGAGCACACTGCTCGTGATTCTCATCTCGCTCCCTGTGACAGCCGTGTTCCTCCTGTTCCCTGCGGAGTTGGTGGGCCTCCTCAGTAACGACGCGCAGGCGGTCGCCTACGGCGCTGACTACCTCCAGGTGGTCGGCTTGGGCATCCCCTTCGCCGGGCTCAACCTCGTCGGGAGCCGCGTGCTCGTCGGTGCTGACGATGCCTACACTGCGATGCAGGTTCGTGCCGGCGGCGCAGTCATCAACATTGGCTTGAACGTGGTGTTCATCTTCGGCCTCGGGCTCGGTGTCCGCGGCGCCGCACTCGGGACGGTCCTCTCAAACGTTATCGCCGTCATCGTATTCGCGATCGGAATTACCCAGGGTCGCGCGCCGTTGGTCGGGGAGTTCCCGGTCACTATCGCCGCTCGCGGCGACTATCTGGACGGACCGACGATCCGGGACCTCGTGCGCATCGGCGCGCCCGTCGGCGCGCGCAACCTCGTCTGGACCGGCGCGGAGTTCCCCATGCTCGCTATTCTCGCGAGTTTCGGGACCAGCACGGTCGCCGCGTTCGTCATCGCACGGCGCATCTGGGGCGTGATGAACACCCCCGGCTGGGGGTTCGGTCTCGCCTCCTCCAGCCTCTCAGGCCAGGCGTTGGGCCAGGCCAAGGAGGAACTCGCGGAGGCGTACGGCCGTGATATCATCCGCTTCGCCGTCGCCGTCTACGCTGTCTCGGCAATTCTCGTTGCCGTCTTCGCTGAACAGTTGGTCCTCGTGTTCACGGGCGGTCCGGGGCCAGAGGTGCCAATCGCCGTGAACCTGCTGTATGCGGCCTGTGTTGCGGTGCTGTTCCAAGGAGTCTCGGGCGCCGCTATCGGCCCGCTCGACGCCAGCGGCGACACACGGGTCCCGTTTGTCAGCCAGTTAATCGGCATGTTCGGCGGCTCCATCCCGCTTGCCTACATCGGCTCGGTGACCGCGCTTGGCCACTGGGGTATCTACCTCGCCTTCGTCGCCGAGACCACCATCCCCGCCGCCATCAACTACTGGCGGTTCCGTAGCGGCACGTGGAAGGAAGTCAGCCGGGAGTTCCGCCCGGACGAAGCCGAGGAGGCCGACGTGACAGCCGTCGACTGA